In Fusarium oxysporum f. sp. lycopersici 4287 chromosome 9, whole genome shotgun sequence, the genomic stretch AAGAGAAGGGGGAGCTGAGACGGATCATAGACTCAGCAAAGCCGAAGGGCAACAGATACGGTCCTGCTCATCAGGCTATGGTGGGACATTGAAATTCATGTCTACTGAGGAACCAGAGATCCTTGCCAAATCAACACAGGCCTCAAAAAGCTTTCGGTGCTGGTTTCTCGGTGAGACTGCTCTAGCCAGAGGTAGCTGAGTATATCACAGTCACGAGGGTTGCTATTTTTATTGATTCTACTGCACTCAAGAACCAGATTGCAAATGAAAGGGCAGATCATCTTACAAGCAACTGGTTTTATCAAGTCTGCAGACTGTACATTTCACCTCACATGCCATAGACAGAGAAAGCTTGTCTGCGTATCAGGGAGAATAGTATTAACTGATAGCATATATGTACAAAGAAAACAAACAACAGAAGATAGTACCAGCTATATGTCATGTTCTACATAACCTCCATGTACTTCTCCTCACCCAGACTCAACACTTAGCAAGAGGCACCAGAGGGAATTCCCTTGCACTTGGTAGAGGTCTTTCCACCAGTGACCTTGTTGTTGGTCCAGGTCCAGTTCTTGCAGTTGGCGCAAAGGATGTAGACATCAGTTCCGCTGGACTTGACAGTTCCGGTGaccttgttgatggtgacGTCGGTGATGGGGACACCAGCAGTGGGGGTTCCAGTAGGAGAACCGTTCTCGTAATCCTGCTCAATGACGATACCGTACTTGGCGATGTTGGAGAGAGTGATGGTGTCGTACTTGACATCGGAAACGGAACCGGTAGCGCCAGAAACGGTCTTGATGCGGACACCGTTGTCGgagttggagatggaagagTTGAGGATGCGGACAGTCTTGACGGTGTTGTCAGAGCGTCCACCAACGGATCCAATGGAGAGACCGTGGCCGCCACTGCAGTTGCCGCCGGTGAAGGTGATGTTGGTACCAGAGTTGATGGCGAGACAATCGTCCTggttcttgacaacagcTCCAGAGATATACACGCCTGTAGAGGAGCCAACGTCGAAAGCATCGGTGTTGTGTCCACCGAGAGAGTCGCCGAGAGAGTTGTCCATGTGAACGCCATAGACGCCCAAGTTGGTGACgctgttgatgctgaagGCCTGGACAGGGGTGTTGAGAACGTTCaagttcttgatgttggagtTCTTGAGAGAGTGGGCACTGAAGaacttgggcttcttcttgccgcCGTTGCTGCCCTTGCCGTCCCACCATCTCTTACCCTCGCAGTCGATGGAGTGTCCAGCAGCTCCCTCGATGAGAAGATTGTTACCAgtgaaggagatgagagGGCCCTCCCACTCAGCATAGCCGAAAGTGGTCTTGCCCTGGAAGATGACCTGCAAGTTTTGTTAGATTTGCATGGATAGAGATATGAGTTAGCTCACGTGAGTGCCATCATTGAGCTTGGTCAAGTCGAGAGTGGTCTTGGCAGGAACGGCAATGTTGTTGAGGGTGATAGTAGAGCAGCCAGCCTTGTTCTTAATAGCAGTAGCAGCATCGGTAAAAGTGCAGCTGCCGGCACGAGGCTCAAGAGCTGGGGCCGCAAGTACGGAGGCGACCAGGCCGCTGAGAAGGACAGTTGAAGAGAACATGTTAATGAATGGATTGTTAAAAGAATGGAAGTTTAGAGAAAGTGTATATACGAATTGAAGTATACTGTTGAATGGAATGCtgatgccaagaacaagatagACAATGCCAAGAGCATGCGGCTCTCTTATATGCTAAGTGCACTCCCTATATCTGAAGCGCGCATTTGAAGCTCGAATCATGAGATGTCCGCGCATAGATGCCGTTCAGCCGTGATAGTGGCCCGTGTTTACGACATCATCGGCCTTGCATCTTGATTAGGGATCGCGAGTTTGGTTTTGGGAGGTTCGGGAATTAGATTGATGCTCCACATAGCCCCCAATCTACCGGGGTTAAGATTGAAACGCCAACCTCGACGCCACAAGAAGCTTAGTCAATTGGTGGACTGCATTTTTCCAGAGCACCTGTCAGGCTGTCATGTTTCACCATCGAGTCTGGAATCTGGACCATCTCGGATGCCCGGCACATTGAACGCATTCCAACTGTTTCTCAAACGatttttaaataagtaaagCTGCTGCACGTTGCGTGTCCCCAATTGCACTAGCCAATATAGCTTCCCCCGAAGCTTTTCGGCAATAAGGCACGTCGGTGATTCTTTTCATTCGTGGGTGTATTTCCCCAGATTATGTGGTCTTTACGAGCTGACACTACCTACTTCATTAGCAACGGAACGGCGAACTCTATTCTGTTTAGAATTTGACTTTACTAAGTTAACGTTGATTTTTACCTCCTTTAAGTCTAACACTAAATGTTGCACAGATTATCTTTTCCCTCTAGCTCCGATATATCAACATAGTGTGATTGGGGGCATGGCGATTTGAATGGGGGAAGCAAGCGTCTCGAACTTCTCAGAGCCCATTTGTCTCATTTTTATCGTCCAGAGGAGTATATGTGCCGGGTAATGAGACAAATTCTATGCCATCAACAGTGAGAACCCAAGCTGATAAGGCGCCCCCAATTGGAGAGGAGTCTGGGTCGGAAACCCGAAAAATGTGTCCCAGGAGTAAGTTCCAAGTACTGGGAGACACCAATCAATAGGTATCAAGTGTTGTGGTGAGCTTGCATCCCATTAACCCATACTCTGCAAAGCCATTACAAGTTTTCATAGGACCAAACATGCCGCCATGCAGACGACCTCATTCTGATTCCTTTTCTAACCTCACTGTAGCACGCATCTTTGTATATTCAAAGGCAATCTCGTCCTTCAAATGATCATAAGAATCACTGTATTAGTTGTTGTTCGTCTCACTCCGCATTACtcagagaagaaaaggcGGATCCTTGTTATATGAGAGCTACTTTCACTTTGCCAGTATTTAGAAGCTCGTAACCTAATTCCGGTGACTCCGAGTCGCGCAGGCCCCGATTGGTGTCCAGATGGGACCAGTATACGTACACTTAAAGTCTATCTGGCCGAAGGGAAATTCTGTACTTTACGACCTCTGGATCCTCGTATTCCTCCATCCACCGAGGATCAAGAGTAATGCTCCATTGCCTCACATGGAACATATCCTGGTTATGAAGGTCTGCGAGCGACTCATAGAACTGAGTGTCCTCCTGTTTCTTTCCCGGAGTTGCCGTCCTTACCCACTTCTCCATGTTATGTTCTTTGGCGACTTCGTCATCGGCCCATATACCAAGAGGGTCTTCACTGTATCCGGCCATCTGGATCATTCTCTTATTCTCAATGGAGAAGGCATTCGTGAAAGTGAGCCACTTGCCGCGACGCGCATTTGCCCAGTAGTCAAGGAGGCCTTCTGGTGCTCGACCGTTTATCACGGCACCAAGAGCGCGACCGAGGGGTCCCGCGTCCAAGAGGCCTGTAGTCAAGCCTAGTCCTCCAATAGGGTTGTTGCTCTACAGGTTATGAGTCAGTACTTCAGATGATCTCGCGGAATATGGTTACAAGGGTCTCTGAGAATCAGTACGCACATGAGCTGCATCTCCCGCCAGCAAAACTCTTCCTTTCCTAAATGTCGAGGCACATCTCTGATGCGGCTTGTACTTGTTTAGCTCCACGAGCTCGTATTCGACGGGCCAGACTGGAAAGATGTGCTTGTAGTGCTCATCGATCTCGGCCCGAATCTCATCGTTTGTCATTCCCGCCTTAACACCAAAGGCACAACGCCAAAGGCCAGCGTCGTCTAGAATGCATACGACGGACCAGTGCACAGGGTCCATGATAAAGTTGGCGGTCGAAAACCCATGCTTCATGAAATCAAAGCGTACGTTGGTTGCGACGAAGTCTTCCTTGGGCCAAGAGAAGCCGTCAAATGTGATGTCGGAGAGTCTGCGGACGGCTGACCCAGCGCCGTCGGCCCCTACCAGCCAGTTGCACGTGTATCTGATCTCGAGGTTTGTATTAGTGTCTAAAGCCACGACTTCGACTGTATCTTGTCCAGCGTCGGAGTCGATTTGAATGACCTTCTGGCAGAACTTGATCTCAGCCTTGTATTTATTGAGGAGATGGTCGACCAAGATTTTGGCTAGCTTGGGTTGCGGGCAATTGAGTCCGGCAGGGAATACATCAGCATCTTGAGTCTTCGCGATAGAAGCGACCCTTTCCTTGTTCTTCCAGAAAGTCATGACATCATTGAGAACAGACTCCTTCCGGACATCGTCGAGTGTGCCAGACTCGAGCAGCTCCGCCTGTGCACAAGGCTGGTAAACAGCCGCGCGGGGAGACTGGTCAACTTGATGGTTTCTCTCTAGAACCAGTACTGGCACATTGAGTTTTGCCAAGTTTACCGCCGTAATTAGACCAACCGGACCTGCCCCAACGATTATAACGGGATGAGGTTTTGGGCTAGGGGAAAGCATGATTTCGTTAATAACAAGCAAAAGTGAAAATTTTCATATAACGTAAACCCGAAGTTTAATCGGAAGAAGATGTTGTGGCAGCTGGTCCTACGATACAACAGACAATACTTGTAGGAAAGCAAGCAAGTGAAGCCTCTCCTCTTTATCCCACATACGAGAACCTCTATTTTGGCAGATCCAGGGTATTTAGAAATGGTCTGCTGAGCTGACCCCACAAAGCAAACCCGCCACCAAGACACAGGTTGCGAGGGGTAGGTAGCATTAAGAGCTCAAGACCCACCATGACAAGCATGGCACATGGGCAAGTGGAACTAGGTAAATAAGTATCTATTTCAATCTTTTGCATTATAGATACATTTATTTTTAAAACTACTTACTCCTTCCCTTTCGCGAGATAGAGGGAGCATCTTGTCTCTTCCAAGCCATGAAACGACTCCAAGGGTGATCTCACAAGGATGGAGTTGGGGATCGTTAGCTGCCATCGTCTTCGCTTGGCTGATTGGAAATTGAATTGTGTCAGCCTGATATATATCGTTGAGACGTCATAAGCTTTAACTGTCAATTTACTtactctcttcttcaagcctaTCTTACTCAAGATAAGACACTGCGCACTGACTAACTATTCTGGGATAGCTGCTGGAAAAGCGGGGTGCAGGAAAGTCACGTAGGTGATTAGCCCCCGGCCAACATTGGGGAACATGCATTCATACTCGTCGAACCCCCCTTATCTCATATTGAGCTCCCTACTTGATTCAATACGTAACCGTCAATTACAGACCTAGTGGTTATGGAGCATCGAAGACGCGTCTCCCGAGCGTAAGATTCCTAGACAAGCCAGGGAGGGATATACCGAATTCGTCTAATGTCGGATGCGATAGGTGCGATGAATGTCGTCGATTGAAAGAGAAATGTGAAAGCGGCTTCCCGTGCCGCAGGTGTTCCCATCTCCAACGACAATGTAGATACACCGATCCGACCCCAAAACCTCGTGAGTTTCGTGCCTACGTTCCGA encodes the following:
- a CDS encoding endopolygalacturonase 1, with translation MFSSTVLLSGLVASVLAAPALEPRAGSCTFTDAATAIKNKAGCSTITLNNIAVPAKTTLDLTKLNDGTHVIFQGKTTFGYAEWEGPLISFTGNNLLIEGAAGHSIDCEGKRWWDGKGSNGGKKKPKFFSAHSLKNSNIKNLNVLNTPVQAFSINSVTNLGVYGVHMDNSLGDSLGGHNTDAFDVGSSTGVYISGAVVKNQDDCLAINSGTNITFTGGNCSGGHGLSIGSVGGRSDNTVKTVRILNSSISNSDNGVRIKTVSGATGSVSDVKYDTITLSNIAKYGIVIEQDYENGSPTGTPTAGVPITDVTINKVTGTVKSSGTDVYILCANCKNWTWTNNKVTGGKTSTKCKGIPSGASC